A window of Fodinibius salinus contains these coding sequences:
- a CDS encoding PhoH family protein produces the protein MSNETYQIEDVEPVLVLGFHDEHLKQLDEAYPDTTLTARGASIKIDGPDKDRQELVNIFSELEKMAVENGNLNDSDIDTVLALKKEDRKPERPNPLEDDSNSEEFILHTFDDQTITAKTPGQKQILKSSAENDIVFTIGPAGTGKTYTSVALAVKALKERKVKKIILTRPAVEAGETLGFLPGDLREKIDPYLRPLYDALEDMIEYDQLELQLAKNNIEIAPLAYMRGRTLNDAFVILDEAQNATNMQMKMFLTRIGFNSRAIITGDITQTDLPRKKQSGLISIQHILEDIDGISFVYLDEDDVVRHRLVREIIEAYDQHEEKNS, from the coding sequence ATCAGCAACGAAACGTATCAAATTGAGGATGTCGAACCTGTTCTCGTGTTGGGATTCCATGACGAGCACCTAAAGCAGCTCGACGAAGCGTATCCCGATACTACGCTTACTGCTCGCGGTGCCTCGATTAAAATTGACGGCCCGGACAAAGACCGTCAAGAATTGGTTAATATTTTTAGCGAGCTTGAAAAAATGGCCGTTGAAAACGGCAATCTCAACGATAGCGATATTGATACGGTACTGGCCCTTAAAAAAGAAGACCGGAAACCTGAAAGACCGAATCCGCTCGAAGATGATAGCAATTCAGAAGAGTTTATCCTCCACACCTTTGACGACCAAACAATAACAGCCAAAACACCGGGTCAAAAACAAATTCTCAAATCATCTGCGGAAAACGACATAGTTTTTACTATTGGTCCGGCAGGAACGGGAAAAACATATACTTCAGTTGCACTGGCGGTGAAAGCACTTAAAGAACGTAAGGTGAAAAAAATTATCCTTACCCGTCCTGCCGTAGAAGCAGGCGAAACACTGGGATTCCTTCCTGGCGATCTCCGCGAGAAAATTGATCCCTATCTCCGCCCGCTTTATGATGCACTTGAGGACATGATTGAATATGACCAGCTGGAACTGCAACTAGCCAAAAACAACATCGAAATAGCACCCTTGGCCTATATGCGGGGACGTACTCTTAACGATGCGTTCGTGATTCTCGATGAGGCACAAAATGCCACAAACATGCAAATGAAAATGTTTTTGACGCGTATAGGCTTTAACAGCCGCGCTATTATTACCGGTGATATTACCCAAACAGATCTGCCTCGCAAAAAACAATCGGGACTCATATCCATACAGCATATTTTAGAAGATATTGATGGAATTTCGTTTGTCTATCTTGATGAGGATGATGTGGTTCGGCATCGACTCGTTCGCGAAATTATTGAAGCCTATGATCAACATGAAGAAAAGAATTCATAA
- a CDS encoding MBL fold metallo-hydrolase, producing the protein MTEISQKSLAYPLYEGTFSVGLDKKFNRIDRDDPPAKGALKISLNPFLIQSKDKNILFDVGIGDFGEDTSTDTIKDNLDQLGVTDYEITDIFASHLHYDHIGGLAGKSSGFWELTFPDANVWVSKKGWQKVMDMDEYYDDEKTEFTHFLDAKADLNFLDEEDQPYPEISVKKIGGHTEFSQVLLFDDGNQKYLMGGDVLANRGEVNRKFAAKYDFDADRSMEARQELTKLAYEEDYTVMGYHDSHHPLFNLTDYDEQQGYKIEPM; encoded by the coding sequence ATGACCGAAATATCCCAAAAAAGTCTTGCATATCCGCTTTACGAAGGTACCTTTAGCGTTGGGCTTGACAAGAAATTCAATCGTATTGACCGTGACGACCCGCCTGCTAAAGGAGCACTTAAAATATCTCTCAATCCCTTTTTGATTCAATCTAAAGACAAAAATATTCTTTTTGATGTAGGTATCGGCGACTTTGGAGAAGATACCAGTACTGACACCATCAAAGATAATCTCGATCAGCTGGGAGTCACTGACTATGAGATTACTGATATTTTTGCCAGCCATCTGCATTACGATCATATAGGCGGGCTTGCAGGTAAATCATCAGGATTTTGGGAACTCACCTTTCCCGATGCCAATGTTTGGGTTTCGAAAAAAGGATGGCAAAAAGTAATGGATATGGATGAATATTATGATGACGAAAAAACAGAATTTACTCATTTCTTAGATGCCAAAGCTGATTTAAATTTCTTGGATGAGGAGGATCAGCCCTATCCCGAAATTAGTGTTAAAAAGATTGGCGGACATACTGAGTTTTCACAGGTCCTACTTTTTGATGACGGTAACCAAAAATACCTGATGGGTGGCGATGTGCTTGCCAACAGAGGTGAAGTAAACCGGAAATTCGCTGCCAAATATGATTTTGACGCCGACCGTAGCATGGAAGCCCGTCAAGAATTAACAAAATTAGCCTACGAAGAAGATTACACGGTAATGGGCTATCACGATTCACATCACCCCCTATTTAACCTGACGGACTACGATGAACAACAAGGATATAAAATTGAACCTATGTAA
- a CDS encoding PASTA domain-containing protein yields MISAIKRFFTSKKTYIGAAAIIIIGALLLLLVDTVIMPAYTNYDEGLTVPDVSQISLEEAQQQLTNYGLQYEVAERRSNTAYPADYVIDQTPSPAEIVKPNRKIYLTVNTESNPTVKVPDVTSLSYRNAKIQLQNNGLKVGTVSYESSRFKNSVLRQSVPASKVVPKGTVVDLAVSDGLGEKVVQVPNIRGLRLSEAQQKLQEVGLRVGEIRFKPSKEFEPNVILDFSPKKEEIVIGETIKLTVSERFNVKEESESGAVIDTTTNIASPDSTNK; encoded by the coding sequence ATGATCTCAGCAATAAAACGTTTCTTCACAAGTAAAAAAACGTATATCGGTGCAGCAGCCATTATCATAATAGGAGCACTGCTTCTATTACTGGTTGATACCGTTATTATGCCTGCTTACACTAATTATGATGAGGGGCTAACAGTACCGGATGTCTCACAGATTTCGCTGGAAGAAGCTCAGCAACAGCTCACAAATTATGGATTGCAGTACGAAGTGGCAGAACGACGTTCAAACACAGCCTATCCAGCTGATTATGTCATTGACCAAACCCCCTCTCCTGCTGAAATCGTTAAACCAAATCGCAAAATTTATCTAACCGTAAATACCGAAAGTAACCCAACAGTTAAAGTACCTGATGTGACTAGTCTTTCGTATCGAAATGCAAAGATTCAACTCCAAAACAATGGACTCAAGGTAGGAACGGTAAGCTATGAGTCTTCACGATTTAAAAACAGCGTACTACGCCAATCGGTACCCGCAAGCAAAGTAGTGCCCAAAGGTACTGTTGTGGATCTTGCTGTCAGTGACGGCTTGGGAGAAAAGGTGGTACAAGTACCTAATATTCGCGGACTCCGGCTTTCGGAAGCACAACAAAAACTACAGGAAGTAGGTCTGCGGGTAGGCGAAATTCGCTTCAAGCCCAGTAAAGAATTTGAACCAAATGTCATTCTCGATTTTTCACCTAAAAAAGAAGAAATTGTCATTGGTGAAACAATTAAATTAACTGTTTCTGAACGATTTAATGTAAAAGAAGAAAGTGAGTCGGGAGCTGTCATCGATACTACAACTAATATTGCTTCTCCCGATTCCACAAACAAATAA
- the rpe gene encoding ribulose-phosphate 3-epimerase, whose translation MDFELPIIAPSILAADFSKLGEQIEECNAAGVRWIHCDIMDGHFVPNISYGPSIVEDANHCTDAFLDVHLMIENPDQYIEAFVDAGADQITVHQEACPHLHRTIQNIHQYGITAGVAINPGTSLQSITPVLNELDLVLVMSVNPGFGGQSFIPATLQRLQDLRNMRKEKGAGFLIEVDGGVKPDNITNITHSGADVLVAGSAVFKAQNIAERIKRLNEKAQKGKETVV comes from the coding sequence ATGGATTTTGAACTTCCCATCATTGCTCCTTCCATTTTAGCCGCTGACTTCAGTAAGCTTGGCGAACAAATTGAGGAATGTAATGCCGCCGGTGTCCGGTGGATTCACTGTGATATTATGGACGGTCATTTTGTGCCCAACATTAGCTATGGACCGAGTATTGTAGAAGATGCGAATCACTGTACTGACGCCTTTCTGGACGTACACCTTATGATTGAAAATCCGGATCAATATATTGAGGCTTTTGTAGATGCCGGAGCAGATCAAATCACCGTTCACCAAGAAGCTTGCCCACACCTACACCGAACAATCCAAAATATTCATCAGTATGGCATCACCGCCGGCGTGGCGATCAATCCGGGAACATCACTGCAGTCTATCACTCCCGTGCTGAATGAACTCGACCTGGTACTTGTGATGAGCGTTAATCCCGGCTTTGGCGGTCAATCATTTATCCCGGCCACCCTCCAACGATTACAAGATCTCAGAAATATGCGCAAAGAAAAGGGAGCCGGATTTCTTATAGAAGTGGATGGCGGGGTTAAACCAGATAATATTACTAATATTACCCATTCAGGGGCTGATGTGCTGGTGGCCGGCAGTGCTGTTTTTAAAGCTCAAAACATTGCTGAACGCATAAAAAGACTGAACGAAAAAGCACAAAAAGGTAAAGAAACAGTTGTCTAA
- a CDS encoding purine-nucleoside phosphorylase codes for MKLPDFTDQIADYLQQQEIPDAIEAAIILGSGLGGFADEIKNPQAIPYGNIPGMPVSSVKGHAGELIFGTVSGKNIMAFSGRFHHYEGFSFEQAATPVYIAKSLGANKLIVSNAAGGINTSFSVGDLMVIEGIIRNNLAISPRGNTKHRYLHHQWVDEVRQLAANLGLVTQQGTYIFSTGPNYETKSEIRAFRKMGADAVGMSTAPELFEAARLELKSVAISLISNMAAGVTGEKLDHDEVKAAADSRKEDFAKLVKELVAKL; via the coding sequence ATGAAACTACCTGACTTTACTGATCAAATAGCTGATTACCTGCAACAACAAGAAATTCCTGATGCAATTGAAGCGGCTATAATCCTCGGTTCCGGTCTGGGCGGGTTTGCTGATGAAATTAAAAATCCTCAAGCCATACCCTACGGCAATATTCCCGGCATGCCCGTTTCATCAGTAAAAGGTCATGCCGGTGAACTCATCTTTGGAACAGTGAGTGGTAAAAATATTATGGCATTTTCCGGTCGCTTTCATCACTACGAGGGCTTTTCTTTCGAACAGGCAGCCACCCCAGTTTACATAGCTAAATCGTTGGGGGCTAACAAGCTTATCGTTTCTAATGCAGCCGGCGGAATCAATACATCTTTTTCGGTGGGCGACTTGATGGTCATTGAAGGTATCATTCGTAATAATCTGGCTATTTCTCCGCGCGGGAATACTAAACACCGGTATCTGCACCACCAATGGGTTGATGAAGTTCGACAACTTGCCGCTAATTTGGGACTCGTTACCCAACAAGGTACTTATATTTTTTCTACCGGCCCCAATTACGAAACCAAGAGCGAAATTCGTGCCTTTCGTAAAATGGGTGCTGATGCGGTGGGAATGTCCACCGCACCTGAGCTATTCGAGGCAGCGCGACTCGAACTTAAATCAGTAGCTATATCGCTGATTAGTAATATGGCTGCAGGAGTTACCGGCGAAAAACTTGATCATGATGAAGTTAAAGCTGCCGCTGATTCCCGTAAAGAGGATTTTGCAAAACTTGTTAAAGAATTGGTTGCAAAACTTTGA